From one Neovison vison isolate M4711 chromosome 1, ASM_NN_V1, whole genome shotgun sequence genomic stretch:
- the LOC122891497 gene encoding 60S ribosomal protein L11-like produces the protein MVDQGEKENPMRELRIRKLCLNICVGESGDRLTRAAKVLEQLTGQTPVFSKARYTVRSFGIRRNEKIAVHCTVRGAKAEEILEKGLKVREYELRKNNFSDTGNFGFGIQEHIDLGIKYDPSIGIYGLDFYVVLGRPGFSIADKKHRTGCIGAKHRISKEEAMRWFQQKYDGIILPGK, from the exons ATGGTGGATCAAGGTGAAAAGGAGAACCCCATGCGGGAACTTCGCATCCGCAAGCTCTGCCTCAACATCTGTGTGGGGGAGAGTGGAGACAGACTGACCCGGGCAGCCAAGGtgctggagcagctcacaggccagACCCCCGTGTTCTCCAAAGCTAGATACACGGTTAGATCCTTTGGTatcaggagaaatgaaaagattGCTGTCCACTGCACAGTCCGTGGGGCCAAGGCAGAAGAAATCCTGGAGAAGGGTCTAAAGGTTCGAGAGTATgagttaagaaaaa ataacttctctGATACTGGAAACTTTGGCTTTGGGATCCAGGAGCACATCGATCTGGGTATCAAGTATGACCCAAGCATTGGGATCTACGGCCTGGACTTCTATGTGGTGCTGGGTAGGCCAGGTTTCAGCATCGCAGACAAGAAGCACAGGACAGGCTGCATTGGGGCCAAACACAGAATCAGCAAAGAGGAGGCCATGCGCTGGTTCCAGCAGAAGTATGATGGGATCATCCTTCCTGGCAAATAA